The Cervus elaphus chromosome 12, mCerEla1.1, whole genome shotgun sequence genome includes a region encoding these proteins:
- the LOC122705404 gene encoding high mobility group protein B1-like, producing the protein MGKGDPKKPRGKMSSYAFFVQTCREEHKKKHPDASVNFSEFSKKCSERWKTMSAKEKGKFEDMAKADKARYEREMKTYIPPKGETKKKFKDPNAPKRPPSAFFLFCSEYRPKIKGEHPGLSIGDVAKKLGEMWNNTAADDKQPYEKKAAKLKEKYEKDIAAYRAKGKPDAAKKGVVKA; encoded by the coding sequence ATGGGCAAAGGAGATCCTAAGAAGCCGAGAGGCAAAATGTCATCATATGCATTCTTTGTGCAAACTTGCCGGGAGGAGCACAAGAAGAAGCACCCGGATGCTTCAGTCAACTTCTCAGAGTTTTCTAAGAAGTGCTCAGAGAGGTGGAAGACCATGTCtgctaaagagaaaggaaaatttgaaGACATGGCAAAGGCGGACAAGGCCCgttatgaaagagaaatgaaaacttatatccCTCCTAAAGgggaaacaaaaaagaagttCAAGGATCCCAATGCACCCAAGAGGCCTCCTTCggcctttttcttgttttgttctgAGTATCGTCCAAAAATCAAAGGCGAACATCCTGGCCTGTCCATTGGTGATGTTGCAAAGAAACTGGGAGAGATGTGGAATAACACTGCTGCGGATGACAAGCAGCCTTATGAGAAGAAGGCTGCTAAGCTGaaggaaaagtatgaaaaggataTTGCTGCATACCGAGCTAAAGGGAAGCCTGATGCAGCAAAAAAGGGAGTTGTTAAGGcctaa